One genomic region from Hoeflea algicola encodes:
- a CDS encoding universal stress protein, which produces MTTKLVVGLDGHGTGDRAVAHAKKLAELIGDCELVVVYVVEWSPYSFQTAEENAQRHKRREEEISTAMSRVVDPAVKSLHEAGIKATGRVRHGDVASILMDISQEEGAAQIIVSRSSEGGFAKRLFGSATSNLVMHAKVPVTVVS; this is translated from the coding sequence ATGACAACAAAACTGGTAGTTGGCCTGGATGGCCACGGGACCGGCGATCGTGCTGTGGCCCATGCAAAAAAACTCGCCGAACTGATCGGGGATTGCGAACTGGTGGTAGTCTATGTGGTGGAATGGTCGCCCTATTCGTTTCAGACCGCCGAGGAGAATGCACAGCGCCACAAACGCCGTGAAGAGGAGATCTCAACGGCAATGTCACGGGTCGTTGACCCGGCGGTTAAAAGCCTGCACGAGGCTGGCATCAAGGCCACCGGCAGAGTCAGACACGGGGATGTGGCTTCGATCCTGATGGATATTTCACAAGAAGAAGGGGCCGCCCAGATCATCGTCAGCCGTTCGTCGGAGGGCGGGTTTGCCAAGCGCCTGTTTGGCAGCGCGACTTCCAATCTTGTCATGCACGCCAAAGTGCCCGTGACTGTGGTCAGCTGA
- a CDS encoding TetR/AcrR family transcriptional regulator, translated as MKATTGKRDGIRTQEKILAAAQNEFARKGYDGARVDAIAARAKISKNLLYHHFRSKEELYIRVLERTYETLRRRQGDVSLAGLDPIQAMTKLCETTFQTFVDEPDIIVMLNTENLHRGKHIAKSPIIRSLYDRLSEVLRDILKDGEEKGVFRRDVDPVELYISMSGLGYFYLSNQHTLSMLFNRALVSPDNLEKRKAHIVDVILSYLTRFPDVETTPDTASTA; from the coding sequence GTGAAAGCCACAACCGGGAAGAGGGACGGAATCCGAACCCAGGAAAAGATACTTGCTGCGGCGCAAAACGAGTTCGCACGAAAGGGCTATGACGGCGCCCGCGTCGATGCGATCGCCGCACGGGCGAAGATCAGCAAGAACCTGCTTTACCACCACTTCCGCAGCAAGGAAGAGCTCTATATCCGCGTGCTGGAACGCACCTATGAGACGTTGCGCCGGCGCCAGGGAGATGTTTCACTCGCCGGGCTCGACCCGATCCAGGCGATGACAAAGCTGTGTGAGACTACGTTTCAGACGTTTGTGGACGAACCGGATATCATCGTCATGCTCAACACCGAGAACCTGCATCGCGGCAAGCACATCGCCAAATCGCCGATCATCCGGTCGCTGTATGACCGGCTTTCGGAAGTTCTCAGGGACATTCTCAAGGATGGCGAGGAGAAAGGCGTTTTCCGGCGCGATGTCGACCCGGTCGAACTTTATATCTCGATGTCGGGGCTGGGCTACTTCTACCTGTCGAACCAGCACACCCTGTCGATGCTGTTCAACCGTGCGCTGGTTTCCCCGGACAACCTCGAAAAGCGCAAGGCGCATATCGTCGATGTCATCCTGAGTTATCTCACCCGTTTCCCAGACGTGGAGACGACGCCCGACACAGCTTCCACTGCGTAG
- a CDS encoding aldolase: MAHSLSNKGSALPSADSNLRHNRPAVDSEEVMQARRDLAACFRFAARLGMHEGICNHFSALLPGHDDLFLVNPYGYAFSEITASSLLVCDYHGNVVAGDGEPEATAFYIHARLHKNVPRARVAFHTHMPYATALTMTEGEPLVFAGQTALKFYGRTVVDEDYNGLALDEGEGDRIAAAVGDADIVFMKHHGVMVLGGSIAEAWDDLYYLERACEVQCLALSTGRQIIPVDPEIAKATAAQMRDGDEESARLHLASMHRILAAEECDYLQ; the protein is encoded by the coding sequence ATGGCCCATTCGCTCAGCAACAAAGGCAGCGCCTTGCCGTCCGCAGACAGCAATCTGCGCCACAACCGCCCGGCGGTCGACAGCGAAGAGGTGATGCAGGCGCGACGGGATCTGGCCGCCTGCTTCCGGTTTGCTGCGCGTCTCGGAATGCATGAGGGCATCTGCAACCATTTCTCGGCGCTGCTTCCAGGCCACGATGACCTGTTTCTGGTCAATCCCTATGGCTATGCGTTTAGCGAGATTACGGCTTCGAGCCTCTTGGTTTGCGACTATCATGGCAATGTTGTTGCCGGCGACGGTGAACCTGAAGCGACGGCCTTTTACATTCATGCGCGCCTGCACAAGAATGTGCCGCGCGCCCGCGTCGCCTTCCACACTCACATGCCCTACGCGACTGCGCTGACGATGACGGAGGGCGAACCGCTGGTGTTTGCCGGACAGACTGCGCTCAAGTTTTATGGCCGGACGGTGGTGGATGAGGATTACAACGGGCTGGCACTTGATGAGGGCGAAGGCGACAGGATCGCAGCGGCAGTCGGTGACGCCGACATCGTCTTCATGAAGCATCACGGGGTGATGGTGCTTGGCGGTTCGATCGCAGAAGCCTGGGACGATCTCTATTATCTGGAACGGGCATGCGAGGTGCAGTGCCTGGCGCTGTCGACGGGACGGCAGATCATTCCGGTTGATCCGGAGATCGCCAAAGCCACCGCGGCGCAGATGCGTGACGGCGACGAGGAATCGGCTCGGCTTCACCTTGCCAGCATGCACCGGATTCTTGCGGCGGAAGAATGCGATTACCTGCAGTGA
- a CDS encoding alanine/glycine:cation symporter family protein, with protein MNFFQKLMLSFFAVAAVPGVAQAQEAMTLDQQVNQVFAAVTGPFVSLIFAPIPGTSFPWIVMWLVIAATIFTLYFGFVQFRFFGHAISLVKGDYSDPNDAGEVSHFQALATALSGTVGLGNIAGVAVAVGIGGPGATFWMILAGLLGMASKFTECTLGVKYRNEYEDGTVSGGPMYYISKGFKELGLPGGKFLAVMFSIFCILGALGGGNMFQANQAHAQISGIVGDYPGWITGIIFAAVVFAVIVGGIKSIANVTEKVVPFMGLLYVGAALIILLVNYDKIGWAFGQIFGGAFTGLGVAGGFVGALIQGFKRAAFSNEAGVGSAAIAHSAVRTKEPITEGFVSLLEPLIDTVVICTMTALVITISQQLIVDPATGLYVLNEAGSSIATIGDVSGVALTSAAFGSAISWFPYVLAIAVILFAFSTMISWSYYGLKSWTYLFGEGKNSELTFKIIFCVFIVIGAAASLGPVIDFSDAAIFAMAVVNIFCLYFLMKLVKKELISYASRLQSGEIRKFKH; from the coding sequence ATGAATTTTTTTCAGAAATTAATGCTGTCATTTTTTGCGGTTGCAGCAGTACCTGGCGTTGCGCAGGCGCAGGAAGCGATGACGCTGGATCAACAGGTCAACCAGGTCTTTGCCGCCGTGACCGGTCCTTTTGTCAGTCTTATCTTTGCACCGATTCCGGGCACCAGTTTTCCCTGGATCGTGATGTGGCTGGTGATCGCCGCAACGATTTTCACGCTCTATTTCGGCTTCGTTCAGTTCAGGTTCTTCGGCCACGCCATCAGCTTGGTGAAGGGCGATTATTCGGATCCCAATGATGCCGGCGAGGTCAGCCATTTCCAGGCCTTGGCCACAGCGCTGTCTGGCACTGTGGGGCTCGGCAATATCGCCGGTGTGGCGGTTGCTGTCGGCATCGGCGGCCCGGGCGCCACTTTCTGGATGATCCTGGCTGGATTGCTCGGCATGGCATCAAAATTCACCGAATGTACGCTCGGTGTTAAATACCGAAATGAATATGAGGACGGCACGGTTTCCGGCGGTCCGATGTACTACATCTCCAAGGGTTTCAAGGAACTGGGCCTTCCCGGCGGCAAGTTCCTCGCCGTGATGTTTTCGATCTTCTGTATCCTGGGTGCGCTTGGCGGCGGCAACATGTTCCAGGCCAATCAGGCTCACGCCCAGATTTCCGGAATTGTCGGCGACTATCCCGGATGGATTACAGGTATCATCTTCGCAGCCGTGGTCTTCGCGGTCATCGTCGGCGGCATCAAGTCGATTGCCAATGTCACCGAAAAGGTGGTCCCGTTCATGGGTCTCCTCTATGTCGGTGCAGCGCTGATCATCCTGCTGGTCAACTACGACAAGATCGGCTGGGCCTTTGGCCAGATCTTCGGTGGCGCCTTTACCGGCCTCGGCGTTGCTGGCGGCTTTGTTGGCGCCCTGATCCAGGGCTTCAAACGGGCAGCATTCTCCAACGAAGCCGGTGTTGGCTCGGCAGCGATTGCCCACTCCGCGGTCAGGACCAAGGAGCCGATCACCGAGGGTTTCGTGTCACTGCTCGAGCCGCTCATCGATACCGTCGTGATCTGCACGATGACCGCCCTGGTCATCACCATTTCGCAGCAATTGATCGTTGACCCGGCGACCGGGCTTTATGTGCTCAATGAAGCCGGTTCGTCGATTGCCACCATTGGTGACGTCAGCGGTGTGGCTTTGACGTCCGCTGCATTCGGGTCGGCGATCAGCTGGTTCCCCTATGTGCTGGCGATCGCCGTGATCCTGTTTGCCTTCTCAACCATGATCTCGTGGTCCTACTATGGGCTGAAAAGCTGGACCTACCTTTTCGGTGAGGGCAAGAATTCGGAGCTGACCTTCAAGATCATCTTCTGCGTCTTCATCGTCATCGGTGCCGCAGCAAGCCTTGGTCCGGTCATCGACTTCTCCGATGCCGCGATCTTTGCCATGGCGGTGGTCAACATCTTCTGCCTCTACTTCCTGATGAAGTTGGTGAAGAAGGAGCTGATCTCCTACGCCTCGCGTTTGCAGTCAGGCGAGATCCGCAAGTTCAAACACTAA
- a CDS encoding LysR family transcriptional regulator yields MQIEQLETFLDLMETNSFNRTAERLNLTQSTVSARIHALETSLGRKLFTRSRAGTQPTPAGFRLLDHARSLRHQWTQARRSVQSTGNFALSMRIGIQHDLVSNHIADWVTGFRRVLPDASFYIEHDFSNQMSIDLLAGELDLSILFTPKNLPDLHHELIGEVGYRMISSHANCIKEIVPESYIFTNFSPAFDRMHRPVVAGLDEAPLSSGQNITVCGLLSSLGGTAYVLEDSAIEMVADGAFHYVNDAPRIPQAVYLAMHLRNRHSHVHRRMLDSARKQLSGT; encoded by the coding sequence ATGCAGATCGAGCAGCTGGAGACTTTTCTCGACCTGATGGAAACCAACAGCTTCAACCGCACTGCCGAGCGGCTGAACCTGACGCAATCAACCGTATCCGCCCGGATCCACGCGCTGGAAACCTCACTGGGACGGAAATTGTTCACCCGCAGCCGCGCCGGCACACAGCCAACCCCGGCCGGTTTCCGCCTGCTCGATCATGCCCGCTCGCTGCGCCACCAATGGACCCAGGCACGCCGTTCGGTGCAAAGCACCGGCAATTTTGCCCTGTCGATGCGGATCGGCATCCAGCACGATCTCGTTTCCAACCATATTGCCGACTGGGTGACCGGGTTTCGCCGGGTCCTGCCGGACGCGTCTTTCTATATCGAGCACGATTTTTCCAACCAGATGAGCATCGACCTGCTGGCAGGCGAACTTGATCTATCGATCCTGTTCACACCCAAGAACCTGCCCGATCTGCATCATGAACTGATCGGCGAGGTCGGCTACCGGATGATCAGCTCCCACGCCAATTGCATCAAGGAGATCGTGCCCGAGAGCTACATCTTCACCAACTTCTCTCCGGCTTTTGACAGGATGCACCGTCCGGTGGTCGCCGGGCTTGACGAGGCGCCGCTTTCGAGTGGCCAGAACATTACCGTCTGCGGTCTGCTGAGTTCGCTTGGCGGGACTGCCTATGTGCTTGAGGACTCTGCCATCGAAATGGTCGCGGACGGCGCATTTCACTATGTCAACGACGCCCCGCGCATCCCGCAGGCCGTCTATCTGGCGATGCACCTTCGCAACCGCCATTCGCATGTTCACCGCCGCATGCTCGACAGTGCCCGAAAACAATTGTCAGGCACCTGA
- a CDS encoding sugar phosphate isomerase/epimerase family protein: MDDLSRFAINQITTRNWTLPEAIEGYARQGVGGIGVWVDYLDATGVTEAARQIRDAGLFVPSLCTSAWVNTDDVAAFDKALDENRRRLDAAAAIGAKCLVVVPGGLAAGEKDLVTARNRVEDSLAALLPDARSAGVALGLEPLHPMYAGDRSCLNTFAQCLELCDRLGEGTGMVADVYHCWWDPQFAEGLRKAGPERILSFHLCDWLVPTRDVYQDRGMVGDGVIDLSQYRRVLDEIGYDGPFEIEIFSKLDWWQRDGEETVRISIERCAPLVNRRVQENA; this comes from the coding sequence ATGGACGATCTGAGCCGGTTTGCCATCAACCAGATCACCACCCGCAACTGGACGCTGCCTGAGGCAATCGAAGGCTATGCCCGCCAAGGTGTCGGCGGCATCGGCGTCTGGGTCGATTATCTTGACGCGACCGGGGTGACAGAGGCCGCGCGGCAGATTCGCGACGCCGGCCTTTTCGTCCCAAGCCTTTGCACCAGCGCCTGGGTCAACACCGACGACGTCGCAGCCTTTGACAAGGCGCTTGATGAAAACCGGCGACGTCTTGATGCCGCCGCAGCAATCGGCGCGAAATGCCTGGTGGTGGTGCCTGGTGGTCTGGCGGCAGGTGAAAAGGATCTGGTGACAGCCCGCAACCGGGTCGAGGACTCTTTAGCAGCCCTTCTGCCCGATGCCCGTTCGGCGGGTGTGGCGCTGGGGCTCGAGCCGCTGCACCCGATGTATGCCGGCGACAGATCCTGCCTGAACACCTTCGCCCAGTGTCTCGAACTGTGTGACCGCCTTGGCGAGGGAACCGGCATGGTTGCCGATGTCTACCATTGCTGGTGGGACCCTCAGTTCGCCGAGGGGTTGCGCAAGGCCGGGCCGGAGCGAATCCTGAGCTTTCATCTCTGTGACTGGCTGGTTCCCACCCGCGACGTCTATCAGGATCGTGGCATGGTCGGCGATGGTGTGATCGATCTTTCCCAGTATCGGCGTGTGCTGGACGAGATCGGTTATGATGGCCCGTTCGAGATCGAAATCTTCTCGAAACTGGACTGGTGGCAGCGTGATGGCGAGGAGACTGTGAGGATTTCGATCGAGCGCTGTGCGCCGTTGGTTAACCGCCGGGTGCAAGAGAATGCTTGA